The Deltaproteobacteria bacterium genome window below encodes:
- a CDS encoding xanthine dehydrogenase family protein subunit M: MRPFKHYNARSVEEALSLLKRYEGRACLIAGGTDLLGVLKGEILPDYPKALVNIKTILGLNEMGEDEEGLKLGALVRLVEIARSPMIKGRYGALVKSAESVATPEIRNMGTVGGNLCQDNRCWYYRYPHHMGGRILCYRKGEGPCHAIKGDNRYHAVIGGKGCFAVCPSDMAVALAALDGRVRIAQPDGGKKDLSILEFYTARGHVLRSDEILTEIRVPRPPDNARQTFLKFRLRESVDFAVASVASLISVEDGVCKDARIVLGAVAPTPYRAMAAEAVLKGRHLEQRVAEEAAEAALSDAKPLAKNAYKVEVTKTLVKRAILSS, from the coding sequence ATGAGACCCTTCAAGCATTACAATGCCCGATCCGTGGAAGAGGCACTCTCCCTGTTGAAGCGCTATGAAGGAAGAGCCTGTCTGATAGCCGGAGGAACGGACCTTCTCGGGGTCCTCAAGGGCGAAATCCTGCCGGATTACCCCAAGGCCCTTGTCAACATCAAGACCATTCTCGGCCTGAACGAGATGGGGGAGGACGAGGAGGGATTGAAACTGGGCGCCCTAGTGAGGCTGGTGGAGATTGCCCGTTCCCCCATGATTAAGGGGCGATATGGAGCGCTGGTGAAGTCGGCCGAGTCCGTCGCAACACCCGAAATCCGCAATATGGGGACCGTGGGGGGAAATCTGTGCCAGGACAATCGCTGCTGGTACTACAGGTATCCCCACCATATGGGCGGGCGGATTCTTTGCTACCGGAAGGGAGAGGGACCATGTCACGCGATCAAGGGAGACAACCGCTACCACGCTGTCATCGGAGGCAAGGGGTGCTTCGCCGTCTGCCCCTCGGACATGGCCGTGGCACTGGCAGCCCTGGACGGAAGGGTCAGGATTGCGCAACCCGATGGCGGAAAGAAGGACCTTTCGATCCTGGAGTTCTACACGGCACGGGGGCACGTGCTGAGGTCGGATGAGATTCTGACAGAGATCCGGGTGCCCCGGCCACCGGACAACGCCCGGCAGACATTCCTCAAGTTCCGTTTGCGGGAATCCGTGGACTTCGCCGTAGCCAGCGTGGCATCCCTCATCTCGGTTGAGGATGGGGTCTGCAAGGATGCGAGAATCGTCCTCGGCGCGGTGGCCCCGACACCTTACAGGGCGATGGCCGCTGAAGCCGTGCTCAAAGGGAGACACTTAGAGCAGAGGGTGGCTGAAGAGGCAGCCGAAGCGGCCCTTTCCGATGCCAAGCCCCTCGCGAAAAACGCTTACAAGGTTGAGGTAACCAAAACACTGGTGAAAAGGGCTATCCTCTCATCCTGA
- a CDS encoding AMP-binding protein, protein MEKELKLLEGFTPYRKEDAERYDRLRWWSGLTFGDILDRAAAVYPDKEAFVDGETRLTYARAKDAADRLAVSLMDLGIEPLDRVLVQLPNWNEFVYTYFALQKIGAITVLLIDRYRQYEVHHLLRLTDAVAWILPERYRKTDYLPVIRDVLRENPRVKQVILARGGFHEAYLNLEELIENAELSPQNKVRLEARRPDPRQVAHMGPTGGTTGRPKIVPRTHNDLICGSEYAARAWEMNVHDTCLLAGPIGHDLTFSKGLLASILTYGKTVFLDSTDPEDICRTIEKERVTAVVWVPTLARRLVDFEDLKKYDLGSLQKMHCGGGASHPDLITAVRERLKCEYFNAYGATEGQSTMTRPGDDLDTRFKTVGRPTCPYDTYKVVDPNGKEQPPNTPGELLVKGPGVFTGYFRNPEENEKAIDKDGFFKTGDVAKIDERGYITLTGRIKEMINRGGESISAVEIEKLISGHPGVALCAVVPMPDPEMHEKVCAYVQPEAGADLSFEGIISFLKGKKVSVLHLPERIEFVDSMPFTKAEKIDKRALRADIEKKLEAARRRSPRGGAEVGRK, encoded by the coding sequence ATGGAAAAGGAATTGAAACTGCTCGAGGGATTCACTCCTTACAGGAAAGAAGATGCTGAGCGGTATGACCGGCTCAGGTGGTGGTCGGGGTTGACCTTCGGGGATATCCTGGACAGGGCCGCGGCGGTCTATCCCGACAAGGAGGCCTTCGTGGACGGGGAGACGCGTCTCACTTACGCCCGGGCAAAGGATGCCGCCGACAGGCTCGCGGTCAGCCTGATGGACCTGGGTATCGAGCCGCTGGATCGGGTACTCGTCCAACTTCCCAACTGGAACGAGTTTGTTTACACCTATTTCGCACTTCAAAAGATCGGCGCCATCACTGTCCTCCTGATCGACCGTTATCGGCAGTACGAGGTCCATCACCTCCTCCGTTTGACGGACGCCGTTGCCTGGATTCTGCCCGAGAGATATCGCAAGACCGACTACCTCCCCGTGATCCGGGACGTCCTGAGAGAGAATCCCCGGGTCAAACAGGTCATCCTCGCACGAGGGGGGTTCCACGAGGCATACTTGAATCTGGAGGAACTGATTGAGAATGCCGAGCTGTCGCCCCAAAACAAGGTGAGGTTGGAGGCGAGACGGCCCGACCCAAGGCAGGTGGCCCACATGGGACCCACGGGAGGGACAACGGGCCGTCCCAAGATCGTCCCCCGCACCCACAACGACCTGATCTGTGGATCCGAGTACGCTGCCAGGGCGTGGGAGATGAACGTCCACGATACTTGCCTGCTTGCCGGCCCTATCGGCCATGACTTGACTTTTTCCAAAGGGCTTCTGGCCAGCATATTGACTTACGGGAAGACCGTCTTCCTGGATTCCACCGATCCTGAGGATATTTGCCGGACGATCGAGAAGGAGAGGGTGACCGCGGTGGTATGGGTGCCCACTCTGGCCAGGAGGCTGGTGGATTTCGAGGACTTGAAAAAATACGATCTCGGGTCCCTGCAGAAGATGCATTGCGGGGGCGGGGCCAGCCACCCCGACCTGATCACGGCGGTCAGGGAAAGGCTCAAGTGCGAGTACTTCAACGCATACGGAGCCACAGAGGGACAGAGCACCATGACGCGACCCGGCGATGATCTCGATACCCGGTTCAAGACCGTGGGAAGGCCCACATGCCCTTACGATACTTACAAGGTCGTGGATCCCAATGGAAAAGAACAGCCCCCCAACACCCCCGGAGAACTGCTGGTCAAGGGCCCCGGGGTGTTCACGGGTTATTTCCGGAACCCGGAGGAGAATGAGAAGGCGATCGACAAGGACGGTTTTTTCAAGACGGGGGACGTGGCCAAGATCGATGAGCGGGGATACATTACGCTTACGGGCAGGATCAAGGAGATGATCAACCGGGGAGGAGAGAGTATAAGTGCCGTGGAGATCGAAAAACTGATCAGCGGGCACCCCGGTGTGGCCCTGTGCGCCGTCGTTCCCATGCCCGACCCCGAGATGCACGAGAAGGTCTGCGCCTATGTCCAGCCCGAGGCGGGGGCCGATCTGAGTTTCGAAGGGATCATCTCCTTCCTGAAGGGGAAGAAGGTCTCTGTGCTTCATCTTCCTGAAAGAATCGAGTTTGTCGATTCCATGCCCTTCACCAAGGCGGAAAAGATCGACAAGAGGGCACTGAGGGCGGATATCGAGAAGAAGCTGGAAGCGGCCCGCCGGCGCTCGCCCCGGGGGGGTGCAGAGGTGGGGCGCAAGTGA